The following are from one region of the Salmo trutta chromosome 20, fSalTru1.1, whole genome shotgun sequence genome:
- the LOC115155959 gene encoding FERM and PDZ domain-containing protein 4 isoform X1: MDVFSFVKMPKLSGHRTKSSGWPPPSGIWSAAHGPPNGWDMATNRDGRDCYINHVSQSSSLEEVRLDGDKFVPPAPRKVEMRRDPVLGFGFVAGSEKPVVVRSVTPGGPSEGRLTPGDEIIMINDEPVSSAPRERVIDLVRSCKESIVLTVVQPYPSPKSAFISAAKKAKLKSNPVKVRFAEEVIINGQVPESVKDNSLLFMPNVLKVYLENGQTKSFKFDSNTSIKDVILTLQEKLSVKSIEHFSLMLEHRNEGSASKLMILHEQEMLTQVTQRPGAHKMKCFFRISFVPKDPVDLLRRDAVAFEYLYVQSCNDVVLERFGSELKYDTALRLAALQMYILTINTKQSQKVSLKYIEKEWGLALFLPPAVLSSMKEKNIKKALTHILKTNQNLVPPGKKLSALQAKVHYLKYLSDLRLYGGRVFKSILLQGEKHTEVTLLVGPRYGISHVINTKTNLVALLADFSHVNRIEMYTEDEKNVRVELHVLDVKPITLLMESTDAMNLACLTAGYYRLLVDSRRSIFNMAKTGNADTGHDCRVKQNYQAIEWAYSTSFRGCEEHQHHNNQRCTSREHSSNRDSDCMDHGRSESDMSPVYITEIQQPPQNNMHMAERVDTRGGTRGPTHPQPYLCAPRPKAQDSPRSAKVSFIFGDPPLDSVNPQNLGYQRLMDEVPEVLHDNSPMYERLEEDYKSKDPMGMDGEGYPYGAKIFGNTECIEEPLLHDICYADTTDADEDEDDISCEEDMGLMGDLDKATFLSLSGSSDDIIDLTSLPPPPEGKDEEDNEDVLLHSLNLAIAAPPPGFRDSSDEDEQHGGAQGHVRKGQGPCDDIPVSLIDSVPTQGEEGPEVEGALDDAVVSTLQALEALAASEEQSPHPQSENSTGVEISRAFSPESSSDSGNETNSSEMTESSELVAAQKLSETHLRLYVATAEGYHTLTEEKTEFPITPCEGKVALAIKQKPQETWEGGEEEEEGAKSSAVSSTQILHSDGGEMEPETMETKSLTDYFNKLHMGSVMRKQPGKPSDTEGRIQGDNDDSTEKRHSNIQNSNRGDPPKYNSDPPKYNAILREPPYMNQFELGRTPYPYREKPPRYHQPPENKMADNLSPDCVSDSQALHSDRGTIKGDKQDSNERSLRLDSHSRSPAKVPHSTEEANLPSSDPQQQQTRVPSAEQDVTRLHEYHLSKRMSLLQGSEGIHSLQSSQCSSIDAGCSSGSSSCVTPMDSPLCTGENMHLLSESSLKGLGYISGEEKAYGTQGQGTQQGKARHQTIDPTLLRKIHAATSAEPGFGTIRGDGCHRMPKIKETTACTQLETAAGEDSSSALSNEVNAAATTTSPPSLTSSSSTESSVPSATKQQGCPCTEPIPCRAQAFPSSLYPCDPITGSLRKPPQQRGRMLRRSWSSITPGSRSLEALLEKTKATLSGRSAQTVHSPDDPSKPQRRFAFSKTLSKSLSQGSVWSVRSVSSQSSGRRLFRGASIMLPASLDAKQLQAVPPPRLDSSTWMRCHGPFTHCFPKRKTNTDDDDDDEVGGGAGESPTSQPFSGGQKAQSLPTSPSVDAENIVSLYASGSEPSAVAEQLNMASGVTVSGMSLGAKLSRVNLLKGKTYTLPQGFSEAQRDALDMMCLVRSGVCQGGGQRSEVSESNLWRFSQLLSMEALELGSACNHMALVQGSPQDTLLTLTHSFHTVCCLTQACMSLVEGLSPESRQREVVAKVDEVVMNYVCLLQAAETALDSSPDDQSVNALTRHSTTMCAIVNRLSHSLTTLYK; the protein is encoded by the exons CCACAGGACCAAGTCATCAGGCTGGCCACCTCCTTCTGGCATCTGGAGCGCCGCTCATGGACCCCCCAATGGATGGGATATGGCCACCAATAGAGACGGACGAGACTGCTACATCAA CCACGTGTCCCAAAGCAGCTCCCTGGAGGAGGTTCGTCTGGACGGGGACAAGTTTGTACCTCCAGCCCCCCGCAAGGTGGAGATGAGACGAGATCCAGTCCTGGGCTTTGGCTTTGTGGCAGGCAGTGAGAAACCTGTGGTGGTCCGGTCAGTCACACCAG GAGGTCCCTCTGAGGGCAGACTGACCCCAGGAGACGAGATCATCATGATTAACGATGAGCCGGTTAGCTCCGCCCCCAGGGAGAGGGTCATCGACCTCGTCAG GAGCTGCAAGGAATCCATTGTTTTGACAGTGGTTCAACCGTACCCA tctcccAAATCTGCCTTCATCAGTGCAGCCAAGAAGGCCAAGTTAAAGTCTAATCCAGTGAAAGTCCGCTTTGCAGAGGAGGTCATCATTAATGGACAGGTCCCA GAATCTGTGAAGGACAACTCTCTACTCTTCATGCCAAATGTTCTGAAGGTGTACCTGGAGAACGGACAGACCAAATCCTTCAAGTTTGACAGTAACACATCCATTAAG GATGTCATCTTGACCCTGCAAGAGAAGCTCTCCGTTAAGAGTATTGAACACTTCTCGCTGATGCTGGAGCACAGAAACGAGGGCTCGGCCAGCAAACTCATGATCCTCCACGAGCAGGAGATGTTAACTCAG GTGACACAGAGACCAGGGGCACACAAGATGAAATGCTTCTTCCGCATCAGCTTTGTCCCAAAGGACCCCGTTGACCTGCTCAGGAGAGATGCAGTCGCATTTGAATACCTCTATGTTCAG AGCTGTAATGACGTGGTGCTGGAGCGATTTGGGTCAGAGCTGAAATACGACACGGCCCTGCGTCTGGCTGCCCTGCAGATGTACATCCTCACCATCAACACCAAGCAGTCACAGAAAGTCTCGCTCAAATACATTGA GAAGGAGTGGGGTTTGGCACTGTTTCTCCCTCCTGCAGTACTGTCCAGCATGAAAGAGAAGAACATCAAGAAAGCCCTAACACACATTCTCAAAACCAACCAGAATCTGGTACCTCCTGGAAAAAAG CTGTCAGCATTACAGGCCAAGGTCCACTATCTGAAGTATCTCAGTGACCTGAGACTGTACGGAGGACGGGTTTTTAAATCTATACTGCTG CAAGGAGAGAAGCACACAGAGGTAACCCTTCTAGTTGGTCCAAGGTATGGCATCAGTCATGTGATCAACACCAAGACTAACCTGGTTGCGCTGCTGGCGGACTTCAGCCACGTCAACCGCATCGAGATGTACACAGAGGATGAGAAGAACGTCAGGGTAGAGCTACATGTTCTGGATGTGAAG CCCATCACTCTGCTAATGGAGTCCACTGATGCGATGAATCTGGCCTGTTTGACTGCTGGATACTACAGACTACTAGTGGACTCTCGCCGTTCCATCTTCAACATGGCAAAAACAGGGAACGCAGACACCG GCCATGACTGCAGAGTAAAGCAGAACTATCAGGCTATAGAGTGGGCGTACAGCACCTCCTTTAGAGGGTGTGAGGAGCACCAGCACCACAACAACCAGCGCTGTACGTCCAGGGAGCACTCCTCTAACAGAGACTCAGACTGCATGGACCATGGGAGGAGTGAGAGTGACATGTCCCCCGTCTATATCACTGAGATCCAGCAGCCGCCCCAGAACAACATGCACATGGCAGAGAGGGTAGATACCAGAGGGGGGACCAGAGGCCCAACACACCCCCAGCCCTACCTCTGTGCCCCCAGACCCAAAGCCCAGGACTCCCCCCGCAGTGCCAAGGTCTCCTTCATCTTCGGGGATCCACCGTTAGACAGTGTGAACCCCCAGAACCTTGGCTACCAGAGGCTGATGGACGAAGTCCCAGAGGTTCTACATGACAACAGCCCCATGTATGAGCGACTGGAGGAGGACTACAAGAGCAAGGATCCCATGGGGATGGACGGGGAGGGCTATCCGTACGGCGCCAAAATCTTCGGCAACACCGAGTGCATTGAGGAGCCGCTGCTGCACGACATCTGCTACGCCGACACCACGGACGCCGATGAGGACGAGGATGACATCAGCTGCGAGGAGGACATGGGGCTGATGGGGGATCTGGACAAGGCCACGTTCCTCTCGCTCTCGGGGTCCAGCGATGACATCATCGACCTGACCTCCCTGCCCCCGCCGCCAGAGGGTAAAGATGAGGAGGATAACGAGGATGTATTGCTTCACTCCCTCAACTTGGCCATCGCAGCCCCACCCCCAGGCTTTAGGGACAGCTCTGATGAGGATGAGCAGCACGGAGGGGCCCAGGGGCATGTCAGAAAGGGCCAGGGGCCCTGTGACGATATCCCTGTATCCCTCATAGACTCAGTCCCCACACAGGGGGAGGAGGGCCCAGAGGTGGAGGGGGCCCTGGACGATGCTGTGGTGTCCACCTTACAGGCACTGGAGGCCCTTGCGGCTTCTGAGGAGCAGAGCCCACACCCACAGTCAGAAAATAGCACAG GTGTAGAAATATCAAGGGCCTTTAGCCCCGAGTCCTCATCGGACTCTGGCAACGAAACTAACTCCTCAGAGATGACGGAGAGTTCAGAGCTGGTCGCTGCCCAGAAACTCTCTGAAACCCATCTGAGACTCTATGTGGCCACTGCTGAGGGCTACCACACTCTGACtgaggagaaaacagagtttCCCATAACACCTTGTGAAGGAAAGGTCGCCCTGGCCATAAAGCAGAAACCTCAGGAGAcctgggaggggggggaggaggaggaggagggggccaAGTCCTCAGCTGTGTCCTCCACCCAGATCCTCCACtcagatgggggagagatggagccAGAGACCATGGAGACCAAGTCCCTCACCGACTATTTCAACAAACTGCACATGGGCTCTGTGATGAGAAAGCAGCCAGGGAAGCCGAGTGACACTGAGGGCAGGATTCAGGGAGATAACGATGACTCAACAGAAAAACGACACAGCAACATCCAGAACTCAAATAGAGGGGACCCACCCAAATATAATTCAGACCCACCCAAATATAATGCTATTCTAAGGGAACCTCCATACATGAACCAATTCGAATTGGGGCGAACACCCTATCCGTATCGAGAGAAGCCCCCAAGATATCACCAGCCTCCTGAAAACAAAATGGCAGACAATCTTTCCCCAGACTGTGTGAGTGATTCACAAGCCTTGCACTCTGATAGGGGAACAATTAAGGGAGATAAGCAGGACTCAAATGAGAGAAGCCTGCGGTTAGACTCTCATTCCCGCTCCCCCGCCAAAGTCCCCCACAGTACTGAGGAAGCCAATTTACCCAGCAGCGACCCACAGCAGCAGCAGACGAGGGTCCCCTCAGCCGAGCAGGATGTTACACGGTTACACGAGTATCACCTGAGTAAGCGCATGTCATTGTTACAGGGCAGCGAGGGCATCCACTCCCTCCAGAGCTCCCAGTGCTCCTCCATAGATGCTGGCTGCAGTTCAGGAAGCAGTAGCTGTGTCACTCCCATGGACTCTCCCCTCTGCACTGGAGAAAACATGCATCTGCTCTCAGAGTCTTCCCTCAAGGGGCTGGGCTATATTAGTGGGGAGGAGAAGGCCTATGGCACCCAAGGCCAGGGGACACAGCAGGGCAAGGCTAGACATCAGACCATAGATCCCACCTTGCTGAGGAAGATCCACGCAGCCACCAGTGCCGAGCCTGGATTCGGTACCATACGAGGAGATGGCTGCCACCGGATGCCCAAGATAAAAGAAACCACAG CTTGCACCCAGCTCGAGACGGCTGCAGGGGaagactcctcctctgctctctccaacGAGGTCAACGCCGCCGccaccaccacctcaccaccatcATTAACCAGTAGCAGCAGCACAGAGTCCAGTGTGCCCAGTGCCACAAAGCAGCAGGGGTGCCCCTGCACTGAGCCCATCCCATGCCGCGCCCAGGCTTTCCCTTCAAGCTTATACCCATGTGACCCTATTACAGGCAGCCTCAGGAAGCCACCGCAGCAAAGGGGTCGGATGCtgagaaggagctggagcagcatCACGCCGGGCTCTAGGAGCCTCGAAGCGCTGTTGGAGAAAACCAAAGCCACGCTGAGTGGGAGGAGTGCCCAGACAGTCCATTCACCCGACGACCCCTCCAAGCCACAGAGGAGATTTGCTTTTTCCAAGACACTTTCCAAGAGCTTGTCCCAGGGATCAGTATGGTCCGTTAGATCAGTTAGCTCTCAGTCCTCTGGCAGGAGGCTCTTCAGAGGCGCCTCTATCATGCTGCCAGCGTCATTGGATGCCAAGCAGCTCCAAGCCGTGCCACCACCCAGACTGGACAGCAGCACCTGGATGAGGTGCCATGGGCCCTTCACACACTGCTTCCCCAAGAGGAAGACCaacactgatgatgatgatgacgatgaagTCGGAGGTGGAGCAGGAGAAAGCCCCACCTCCCAGCCATTCTCTGGGGGTCAGAAGGCACAGTCACTCCCTACCAGCCCCAGTGTTGACGCAGAGAACATAGTGTCTTTGTACGCCTCTGGATCTGAACCCTCCGCTGTGGCTGAACAGCTCAACATGGCCAGTGGTGTGACTGTGAGCGGCATGAGCCTGGGAGCAAAGCTGAGCCGTGTGAACTTACTGAAGGGAAAGACCTACACCCTCCCCCAGGGGTTCTCAGAAGCACAGAGAGATGCCCTGGATATGATGTGCCTGGTGCGCTCCGGTGTATGCCAGGGAGGTGgccagaggtcagaggtcagtgagTCCAACCTGTGGAGGTTCAGTCAGCTGCTCTCCATGGAGGCCCTAGAGCTGGGCAGCGCCTGCAATCACATGGCCCTGGTGCAAGGCAGCCCCCAGGACACCCTACTCACCCTGACTCACAGTTTCCACACGGTCTGTTGCTTAACACAGGCCTGCATGTCACTGGTGGAGGGCTTGAGCCCTGAGAGCCGGCAGCGCGAGGTGGTAGCCAAGGTGGACGAGGTCGTCATGAACTATGTGTGTCTGCTCCAGGCTGCTGAAACGGCTTTGGATAGTTCCCCCGATGACCAAAGTGTGAATGCATTGACACGTCACTCCACCACCATGTGTGCTATCGTCAACAGACTGAGTCACTCACTCACAACACTCTACAAGTAA
- the LOC115155959 gene encoding FERM and PDZ domain-containing protein 4 isoform X2: protein MRRDPVLGFGFVAGSEKPVVVRSVTPGGPSEGRLTPGDEIIMINDEPVSSAPRERVIDLVRSCKESIVLTVVQPYPSPKSAFISAAKKAKLKSNPVKVRFAEEVIINGQVPESVKDNSLLFMPNVLKVYLENGQTKSFKFDSNTSIKDVILTLQEKLSVKSIEHFSLMLEHRNEGSASKLMILHEQEMLTQVTQRPGAHKMKCFFRISFVPKDPVDLLRRDAVAFEYLYVQSCNDVVLERFGSELKYDTALRLAALQMYILTINTKQSQKVSLKYIEKEWGLALFLPPAVLSSMKEKNIKKALTHILKTNQNLVPPGKKLSALQAKVHYLKYLSDLRLYGGRVFKSILLQGEKHTEVTLLVGPRYGISHVINTKTNLVALLADFSHVNRIEMYTEDEKNVRVELHVLDVKPITLLMESTDAMNLACLTAGYYRLLVDSRRSIFNMAKTGNADTGHDCRVKQNYQAIEWAYSTSFRGCEEHQHHNNQRCTSREHSSNRDSDCMDHGRSESDMSPVYITEIQQPPQNNMHMAERVDTRGGTRGPTHPQPYLCAPRPKAQDSPRSAKVSFIFGDPPLDSVNPQNLGYQRLMDEVPEVLHDNSPMYERLEEDYKSKDPMGMDGEGYPYGAKIFGNTECIEEPLLHDICYADTTDADEDEDDISCEEDMGLMGDLDKATFLSLSGSSDDIIDLTSLPPPPEGKDEEDNEDVLLHSLNLAIAAPPPGFRDSSDEDEQHGGAQGHVRKGQGPCDDIPVSLIDSVPTQGEEGPEVEGALDDAVVSTLQALEALAASEEQSPHPQSENSTGVEISRAFSPESSSDSGNETNSSEMTESSELVAAQKLSETHLRLYVATAEGYHTLTEEKTEFPITPCEGKVALAIKQKPQETWEGGEEEEEGAKSSAVSSTQILHSDGGEMEPETMETKSLTDYFNKLHMGSVMRKQPGKPSDTEGRIQGDNDDSTEKRHSNIQNSNRGDPPKYNSDPPKYNAILREPPYMNQFELGRTPYPYREKPPRYHQPPENKMADNLSPDCVSDSQALHSDRGTIKGDKQDSNERSLRLDSHSRSPAKVPHSTEEANLPSSDPQQQQTRVPSAEQDVTRLHEYHLSKRMSLLQGSEGIHSLQSSQCSSIDAGCSSGSSSCVTPMDSPLCTGENMHLLSESSLKGLGYISGEEKAYGTQGQGTQQGKARHQTIDPTLLRKIHAATSAEPGFGTIRGDGCHRMPKIKETTACTQLETAAGEDSSSALSNEVNAAATTTSPPSLTSSSSTESSVPSATKQQGCPCTEPIPCRAQAFPSSLYPCDPITGSLRKPPQQRGRMLRRSWSSITPGSRSLEALLEKTKATLSGRSAQTVHSPDDPSKPQRRFAFSKTLSKSLSQGSVWSVRSVSSQSSGRRLFRGASIMLPASLDAKQLQAVPPPRLDSSTWMRCHGPFTHCFPKRKTNTDDDDDDEVGGGAGESPTSQPFSGGQKAQSLPTSPSVDAENIVSLYASGSEPSAVAEQLNMASGVTVSGMSLGAKLSRVNLLKGKTYTLPQGFSEAQRDALDMMCLVRSGVCQGGGQRSEVSESNLWRFSQLLSMEALELGSACNHMALVQGSPQDTLLTLTHSFHTVCCLTQACMSLVEGLSPESRQREVVAKVDEVVMNYVCLLQAAETALDSSPDDQSVNALTRHSTTMCAIVNRLSHSLTTLYK from the exons ATGAGACGAGATCCAGTCCTGGGCTTTGGCTTTGTGGCAGGCAGTGAGAAACCTGTGGTGGTCCGGTCAGTCACACCAG GAGGTCCCTCTGAGGGCAGACTGACCCCAGGAGACGAGATCATCATGATTAACGATGAGCCGGTTAGCTCCGCCCCCAGGGAGAGGGTCATCGACCTCGTCAG GAGCTGCAAGGAATCCATTGTTTTGACAGTGGTTCAACCGTACCCA tctcccAAATCTGCCTTCATCAGTGCAGCCAAGAAGGCCAAGTTAAAGTCTAATCCAGTGAAAGTCCGCTTTGCAGAGGAGGTCATCATTAATGGACAGGTCCCA GAATCTGTGAAGGACAACTCTCTACTCTTCATGCCAAATGTTCTGAAGGTGTACCTGGAGAACGGACAGACCAAATCCTTCAAGTTTGACAGTAACACATCCATTAAG GATGTCATCTTGACCCTGCAAGAGAAGCTCTCCGTTAAGAGTATTGAACACTTCTCGCTGATGCTGGAGCACAGAAACGAGGGCTCGGCCAGCAAACTCATGATCCTCCACGAGCAGGAGATGTTAACTCAG GTGACACAGAGACCAGGGGCACACAAGATGAAATGCTTCTTCCGCATCAGCTTTGTCCCAAAGGACCCCGTTGACCTGCTCAGGAGAGATGCAGTCGCATTTGAATACCTCTATGTTCAG AGCTGTAATGACGTGGTGCTGGAGCGATTTGGGTCAGAGCTGAAATACGACACGGCCCTGCGTCTGGCTGCCCTGCAGATGTACATCCTCACCATCAACACCAAGCAGTCACAGAAAGTCTCGCTCAAATACATTGA GAAGGAGTGGGGTTTGGCACTGTTTCTCCCTCCTGCAGTACTGTCCAGCATGAAAGAGAAGAACATCAAGAAAGCCCTAACACACATTCTCAAAACCAACCAGAATCTGGTACCTCCTGGAAAAAAG CTGTCAGCATTACAGGCCAAGGTCCACTATCTGAAGTATCTCAGTGACCTGAGACTGTACGGAGGACGGGTTTTTAAATCTATACTGCTG CAAGGAGAGAAGCACACAGAGGTAACCCTTCTAGTTGGTCCAAGGTATGGCATCAGTCATGTGATCAACACCAAGACTAACCTGGTTGCGCTGCTGGCGGACTTCAGCCACGTCAACCGCATCGAGATGTACACAGAGGATGAGAAGAACGTCAGGGTAGAGCTACATGTTCTGGATGTGAAG CCCATCACTCTGCTAATGGAGTCCACTGATGCGATGAATCTGGCCTGTTTGACTGCTGGATACTACAGACTACTAGTGGACTCTCGCCGTTCCATCTTCAACATGGCAAAAACAGGGAACGCAGACACCG GCCATGACTGCAGAGTAAAGCAGAACTATCAGGCTATAGAGTGGGCGTACAGCACCTCCTTTAGAGGGTGTGAGGAGCACCAGCACCACAACAACCAGCGCTGTACGTCCAGGGAGCACTCCTCTAACAGAGACTCAGACTGCATGGACCATGGGAGGAGTGAGAGTGACATGTCCCCCGTCTATATCACTGAGATCCAGCAGCCGCCCCAGAACAACATGCACATGGCAGAGAGGGTAGATACCAGAGGGGGGACCAGAGGCCCAACACACCCCCAGCCCTACCTCTGTGCCCCCAGACCCAAAGCCCAGGACTCCCCCCGCAGTGCCAAGGTCTCCTTCATCTTCGGGGATCCACCGTTAGACAGTGTGAACCCCCAGAACCTTGGCTACCAGAGGCTGATGGACGAAGTCCCAGAGGTTCTACATGACAACAGCCCCATGTATGAGCGACTGGAGGAGGACTACAAGAGCAAGGATCCCATGGGGATGGACGGGGAGGGCTATCCGTACGGCGCCAAAATCTTCGGCAACACCGAGTGCATTGAGGAGCCGCTGCTGCACGACATCTGCTACGCCGACACCACGGACGCCGATGAGGACGAGGATGACATCAGCTGCGAGGAGGACATGGGGCTGATGGGGGATCTGGACAAGGCCACGTTCCTCTCGCTCTCGGGGTCCAGCGATGACATCATCGACCTGACCTCCCTGCCCCCGCCGCCAGAGGGTAAAGATGAGGAGGATAACGAGGATGTATTGCTTCACTCCCTCAACTTGGCCATCGCAGCCCCACCCCCAGGCTTTAGGGACAGCTCTGATGAGGATGAGCAGCACGGAGGGGCCCAGGGGCATGTCAGAAAGGGCCAGGGGCCCTGTGACGATATCCCTGTATCCCTCATAGACTCAGTCCCCACACAGGGGGAGGAGGGCCCAGAGGTGGAGGGGGCCCTGGACGATGCTGTGGTGTCCACCTTACAGGCACTGGAGGCCCTTGCGGCTTCTGAGGAGCAGAGCCCACACCCACAGTCAGAAAATAGCACAG GTGTAGAAATATCAAGGGCCTTTAGCCCCGAGTCCTCATCGGACTCTGGCAACGAAACTAACTCCTCAGAGATGACGGAGAGTTCAGAGCTGGTCGCTGCCCAGAAACTCTCTGAAACCCATCTGAGACTCTATGTGGCCACTGCTGAGGGCTACCACACTCTGACtgaggagaaaacagagtttCCCATAACACCTTGTGAAGGAAAGGTCGCCCTGGCCATAAAGCAGAAACCTCAGGAGAcctgggaggggggggaggaggaggaggagggggccaAGTCCTCAGCTGTGTCCTCCACCCAGATCCTCCACtcagatgggggagagatggagccAGAGACCATGGAGACCAAGTCCCTCACCGACTATTTCAACAAACTGCACATGGGCTCTGTGATGAGAAAGCAGCCAGGGAAGCCGAGTGACACTGAGGGCAGGATTCAGGGAGATAACGATGACTCAACAGAAAAACGACACAGCAACATCCAGAACTCAAATAGAGGGGACCCACCCAAATATAATTCAGACCCACCCAAATATAATGCTATTCTAAGGGAACCTCCATACATGAACCAATTCGAATTGGGGCGAACACCCTATCCGTATCGAGAGAAGCCCCCAAGATATCACCAGCCTCCTGAAAACAAAATGGCAGACAATCTTTCCCCAGACTGTGTGAGTGATTCACAAGCCTTGCACTCTGATAGGGGAACAATTAAGGGAGATAAGCAGGACTCAAATGAGAGAAGCCTGCGGTTAGACTCTCATTCCCGCTCCCCCGCCAAAGTCCCCCACAGTACTGAGGAAGCCAATTTACCCAGCAGCGACCCACAGCAGCAGCAGACGAGGGTCCCCTCAGCCGAGCAGGATGTTACACGGTTACACGAGTATCACCTGAGTAAGCGCATGTCATTGTTACAGGGCAGCGAGGGCATCCACTCCCTCCAGAGCTCCCAGTGCTCCTCCATAGATGCTGGCTGCAGTTCAGGAAGCAGTAGCTGTGTCACTCCCATGGACTCTCCCCTCTGCACTGGAGAAAACATGCATCTGCTCTCAGAGTCTTCCCTCAAGGGGCTGGGCTATATTAGTGGGGAGGAGAAGGCCTATGGCACCCAAGGCCAGGGGACACAGCAGGGCAAGGCTAGACATCAGACCATAGATCCCACCTTGCTGAGGAAGATCCACGCAGCCACCAGTGCCGAGCCTGGATTCGGTACCATACGAGGAGATGGCTGCCACCGGATGCCCAAGATAAAAGAAACCACAG CTTGCACCCAGCTCGAGACGGCTGCAGGGGaagactcctcctctgctctctccaacGAGGTCAACGCCGCCGccaccaccacctcaccaccatcATTAACCAGTAGCAGCAGCACAGAGTCCAGTGTGCCCAGTGCCACAAAGCAGCAGGGGTGCCCCTGCACTGAGCCCATCCCATGCCGCGCCCAGGCTTTCCCTTCAAGCTTATACCCATGTGACCCTATTACAGGCAGCCTCAGGAAGCCACCGCAGCAAAGGGGTCGGATGCtgagaaggagctggagcagcatCACGCCGGGCTCTAGGAGCCTCGAAGCGCTGTTGGAGAAAACCAAAGCCACGCTGAGTGGGAGGAGTGCCCAGACAGTCCATTCACCCGACGACCCCTCCAAGCCACAGAGGAGATTTGCTTTTTCCAAGACACTTTCCAAGAGCTTGTCCCAGGGATCAGTATGGTCCGTTAGATCAGTTAGCTCTCAGTCCTCTGGCAGGAGGCTCTTCAGAGGCGCCTCTATCATGCTGCCAGCGTCATTGGATGCCAAGCAGCTCCAAGCCGTGCCACCACCCAGACTGGACAGCAGCACCTGGATGAGGTGCCATGGGCCCTTCACACACTGCTTCCCCAAGAGGAAGACCaacactgatgatgatgatgacgatgaagTCGGAGGTGGAGCAGGAGAAAGCCCCACCTCCCAGCCATTCTCTGGGGGTCAGAAGGCACAGTCACTCCCTACCAGCCCCAGTGTTGACGCAGAGAACATAGTGTCTTTGTACGCCTCTGGATCTGAACCCTCCGCTGTGGCTGAACAGCTCAACATGGCCAGTGGTGTGACTGTGAGCGGCATGAGCCTGGGAGCAAAGCTGAGCCGTGTGAACTTACTGAAGGGAAAGACCTACACCCTCCCCCAGGGGTTCTCAGAAGCACAGAGAGATGCCCTGGATATGATGTGCCTGGTGCGCTCCGGTGTATGCCAGGGAGGTGgccagaggtcagaggtcagtgagTCCAACCTGTGGAGGTTCAGTCAGCTGCTCTCCATGGAGGCCCTAGAGCTGGGCAGCGCCTGCAATCACATGGCCCTGGTGCAAGGCAGCCCCCAGGACACCCTACTCACCCTGACTCACAGTTTCCACACGGTCTGTTGCTTAACACAGGCCTGCATGTCACTGGTGGAGGGCTTGAGCCCTGAGAGCCGGCAGCGCGAGGTGGTAGCCAAGGTGGACGAGGTCGTCATGAACTATGTGTGTCTGCTCCAGGCTGCTGAAACGGCTTTGGATAGTTCCCCCGATGACCAAAGTGTGAATGCATTGACACGTCACTCCACCACCATGTGTGCTATCGTCAACAGACTGAGTCACTCACTCACAACACTCTACAAGTAA